GTTTATGCAGTTTCAATCAGCAAACTGCGGAAACTGCAAGAACAGCACCATCTTAATCCCATAATTCGACAATGAGTAATCATAGATTCATTCTCCAGCCCTATAAAGGGGTTGGAAGCCGTCACTGTTGCCCTGCCTGTCACAAGAAACGTTGTTTTAGCCGGTATATCGACACCGAGAAACAAATTTCGTTTCCTGATGATGTCGGCAGGTGTGACCACGAACAGAGTTGCGGCTATCATCTTTCGCCGAAGGAATATTTCGAGCGTAATCCACAGGCGAAGCCCTTGCACTGTGATTTCGCTACTTCGTCAGCATGGCGAGCCAAACCGACCGAGCAGCGAAAGCTGACATCCTTTGTTGCCACAGAGACTGTTTCACAGACTCTGCACGGATATGAGAAGAACAATCTCTATCTGTTCCTCCGCTCCAAGTTCGGAGCCGAGGACGCACTCCGTCTGATGAAGGACTACCGAGTAGGCACATCGAAGCACTGGCCGGGGTCATGCGTGTTCTGGCAAACCGATGTAAACGGCGATACCCGCACAGGAAAAGTCATGCTCTACAATGCTGACAACGGCAAGCGTGTCAAGGAGCCATTCAATCATGTGACATGGGTTCACTCGCTGTTAAAGATGCCCGACTTCAATCTGCGTCAGTGCTTTTTCGGCGAACACCTCTTGCCGATGAACCGAGACAAACCGGTTGCCATTGTCGAGAGCGAGAAGACCGCTCTTGTGGCGACGTATTACCTGCCGGAATATGTGTGGCTGACGACAGGTGGTAAAAACGGTTGCTTCAATGCCGACGCACTCCGTGTTCTCAAAGGTCATCAGGTTATCCTGTATCCCGACATTGGCGCGACCGACCAGTGGCGGCAGAAACTGAGATTGCTCCGTAGTCTCGGTATTGAGGCAAGCATCTTCAACTTCCTTGAAGAGGTTGCCACCGATGACGAGCGAACAGCAGGACTTGACATAGCGGATTATCTGCTGCAAATCGAGCCCGACCAAGCAATACTGCAATCAATGATACGCCGTAATCCGATTTTACAGACGCTCATCGATGAACTACAACTCACTCTTGTGTCAGTTGAACGGTACAACCCGGATACTTATGCAATTCACAAACCCTCAAAAACCGAAAAACAATGACAGCGAAGAAAACTCCGTCAACAACCGCATCCAAGTCAACTCAGTTGACTGATGTACCCCAAACAATAGTATCAACCCTTAATCCTGATAACTCTATGAAATCAGATAACTCAATCAACTCCACCAATGCAGTAAGCAGCGACAACGCTGTCAACAGCACCCCTCCTGCCGACACAGCCGAGCCGCCGAAGCATCTGCGCGTCGGCAAGCAGCAGCGCAAATCGGATTACGCCGATTTCAAGGCGGCCTATCTCGCTCCGTCAAAGCTGATGAAACGTCACCCGGTCAATATCGAGGACAGCGTGTGGGCGAAGCTCGAACGCATCGCCCGTATCCTCGGCGACCGCGACACCACCGTAGGCAGCTACATCAATGCTATCCTCTCGGAGCATCTGAATCTCTATGCCGACGACATCGAAATCTGGCGTAAGCTATGAAGATTTTAGTCCCGACATCACATAAGTCGAATGTCCGTTTGACCCTTCGACCGTCAGGTAGTTCGGTCTTTCGACCTAAGGTACTTTGGTACTTTGGTACCTCTTTCAGTACCATATAACGTAAGTATTAACCCGACCGCAGGGAGCGGTTATCGTCAGCGCACAACTAAGAAACGACAGTGGATTAGTTGGGGATGTAAGGGTATGTTTCGGGAGGTAAAAAATTCCCGTCCCGAAACTCCTCGCATCCCCGCCGGGACGCTCTCTGTTCCCTGCGGTCACCATCCCCAACAAGCAACATGAGGAAGTACAATTCTGACGCACCCGGCGTAAAACTCCGTGGGCGTCCAAAGAAAGAATCGAGTGATAAGCGCGGCCGTAAAGTCTCAGTGAATTTCACGGAGGACGAGAAACGCGACGTGAAAGCAAAAGCATCAGCAGCCGGCATCAGCATTGCCGAGTTGTTGCGCATCAGTGCTTTCAGACTCTCGATTGTTGAGCGTCTCACCGACTTCGAGCGTGAGGCGATACAAGAACTAATGTACCAAGGGAAGAATCTCAACGACCAGGTCAAGGCTTGTCAGGCTAACGCCTGGCCCTCGACAAAGCGTAAAGCCGAGGCTTGTCTCGACGGGATTTTAGCAATTCTTGGTAAGTTGAAAACTCAAAATTCCACATTATTATGATAGCAAAAATACTCGCAAAGGGCTCCGCTGCCGACATCGCAGGCTACGTTATGCGAGAGTTCCATGACAAGGAAAAGTACACCGCCGACACATGGCGCGTGATAGATTCCGATGGGATTCTCGGCAACGACTACCGCAGAATTGTGAACAGTTTCGACATCGGGGCGAGTCTGAACAAGAACATAAGCAAGCCCATCGGACACATTTCGGTGAGTTTCGACAAGTCTGATTTGCCACGTCTGACCGATGATTTCATGGTACTTCTGGCAAAAGAATATATGGAACGAATGGGCATCAAGGACACACAATATTTAATTGTGCGTCACCTCGAAACTTCATCTCCTCACTTCCATATCGTCTATAACCGCGTGAATCTTCACGGCAAGGCCATTGACGAAAGCAACAATTTCGACAAGAGCCATAAGGCGACCAAGGCCATAAAACTAAAATATGGGCTTACTTTTTCGCCGAAAAAGAAGCTGTATGAAGATCAACAGTTCGGTAATTTTTGAGCAGGCATAGCTGTATCGCACTGATACACAATAGTTTGCATTGATATTGGATTGTTATTGCATCTTATTGATATTCAATTGAATATGCAAATTTTACCGAACTATTGAAGATGCAATCGCCGAGATGAAGCCCAGGATTCAGGCAGCGATGTACCGCTGCAAATCGTGGAACGAGTTCAAGCGTCGCCTTGCTCCGGCAGGAATAACCGTGCAGTTTTACAACGACCGCGACACCGGCAAGCCGCAGGGCATACGATTCTCAGACGGAGAATTCACCTTCAACGGCTCGAAGATTGACCGTGCATTTTCTTACGGTCGTCTTGACAAATTCTTTGCCAAGAACGCAGGAATCAGAGATGCGCAACCACAGCAGCCGACTCCGATTTCAGTCACCGCAAAGGTCAAAGAGTCCCAGATTGCGAATGTAGTCGAGAATGTAATCGAGACCGGATGTCAGGCTATTGGCAGGCTGTTCCAAGTCGGTCCCGGCTATAATTCCGATGAAGCAGACTTTGAACGTAGAATGAAAAGAAAACCCAAAAAGAAGAAAGGAATATCACAGTAATGGCAGATATGTATTCCATCGTCAAGAAACAAGATGAGAAGATTGACGGCCTTCTCAAAATCGCGAAAGAGAATAAGGATATGCTTGTGGGGATTGATACCCGGCTGGTATCAGCCCCATCTCCGATGCAAACGGCAACACCTGTTTCCTCCGCACCTCAGAAGATTCAGGTTGAGCTGCCGAGTAATGTGGCCACCAACGAATCAGTAAAGACAACGGTGGAGGCGGCATTAAAGCAGCAGAAAAAGGACATTGCCCAGAAGCTCGACTTCTCGGATTTCTCGAAAGATCTGGCTGATGCTTTTGTAACAATGTTCAAGGATGGACTTGACCAAAATGTCAAGAACGTGCTCTATGAAGGAATCAACCGCGAGTTCAGCCGTCAGACCGAGGGCTTGAAGGAAGCGGCGGAAAGACTCCGGGAACGGATGTATAGCATCGTCAACGGTGCTGTATGGGCGGCAATCCCCAAGTGGGCGTATGCCGTAGTCATAGCCATTCTCGGCATTGCCGTCGGGCTTGGAATCTGGTGCTACAATCTCAATCAGGAGAACACCCACCTTCACAAAGTCGAATGGCTCTATCGTTACGAGCGCATCAGCTATGACGCGGAAGGCATCCGCAACATGATGCTCCGCGAAGAGGCGATAATGGCCGGCGACAGGCAGGAACAGGACAGCATCAAGACTATGACAATCCAGCTTGAACGCCGCAAACACGCCGAGCGTACCCACGTCTATTTCCGGCCCTCCGACTCTTGGACTCCCGAATCCGGCAATCTCTTTTGGTAACTCACAAACTTCAATCTCAAACCACAATGCAATCACTCCAATTTTCAACCCGTAACGCCATCATGGACATTTACCTCGATGTGCGTGCCTATGTCGCCTATGTGTTCGGCGGCAACCCCGACGATGTGTCACTCGACTGGAACGCGGTCGGTGCGTGTATCCACTATTTCGACAACCGCCGAAACATCCAGTTTCGTCTGTGGGAACGGTCTGAAGGCCACATCGGAATCCCCGACATGACCCTCATCGTCATCAACATCAGCGTTCGAGGCATCAAGGAAACGGCTCGCTCAGAAATGGCCGCCTTTGTCCACTGGCTTCAGCAGACCGCGAAAATCAACGGATTCATCCATTTCGCCGACGAGAACCACGGTCCACTCGCCACCGACCAAGTCCCCGGCTGTCGCATAGCCTGTTGCCGCCTCTGACCCACTCCTGCTAATGTTCCCATAATCCCCTGACCGACACCCCAACAAGATACTCCTCTTGTCGGGGTGTCTTCGTAAAATTTCGTATATAATTCTTGGATTGCATACAATCAGATTGTAACTTTGTTATTACATTATGGCAGATGTTATGACAACGGAGCAGCGTAGCCGCTGTATGGCGGCTATAAAGGGAAAGGATACCAACCCGGAACTGATTGTGCGGAAGTATCTTTTCTCTCGCGGTCTGCGTTTCCGTGTTCAGGTCAGGAAGCTGCTGGGAAATCCTGATATTGTCCTGCCGAAGTACAAGACCGTCATTTTCGTCAACGGATGCTTCTGGCACGGGCATGAGGATTGCAGGTATTTCCGCTTGCCAAAGTCCAATGTCGAGTTCTGGAAAGAGAAGATAGAGCGTAATGTTGCCCGTGATGTCCGTAACGAAGCTGAACTGAAAGCCCTTGGATGGCGCATTATCCGGGTATGGGAGTGTGAAATCAAGACCGTAGCACAGCGAGAGGAATATCTCAAACACCTTTATGACCGCATTGTCAATCCGACTCAATCATACCTTATGGAGACTGACATAGACAAACCATCAATAGCTGCTGAGCCTGAATCAGAGCAGTCTTACGGCAATAACAACCATTCTTAACCTTGGTGTGTCTGATTTTTGCCCATGTTGTTCATTAACTTTGTCGCTGATAGCTGAAGTCTCGAAGAAAATTCGTAACTTTGCAATCTAAACTGCGCTTGCGCTGACAAAGACCAATCTATGTAAGTAACAACTTATATACATCATATTAATGAACTTCCTTGTGGCCGCAAAAGGGTTTGGTCGCCCGTCAGCTCTACTCGGAAGTTTTTTGCATTTTATCATGACACGACCGAGCTTGAATGTCCTTGACTTGTTCTGTGGATGTGGTGGCCTCTCAAAGGGATTTGAAGAAGCCGGCTACAACATATTGATAGGTATAGACTTCGAGCAAAGTGCCCTAAATACATTTAATCATAATCATAAGACTGCAAGGGGTGTACGTCTGGATTTATCCAAACCTGAATCCTTTGACGAAATTGACACTCTTTTAGCAGGACGTAAACTAGATGTAATAATAGGAGGACCTCCTTGCCAGGGCTTCAGTTTGACAGGACCACGCAAGTTTGATGACGAAAGGAACAAACTATATCTTGCAATGATTGAAACTGTTCGGCGCTACAGGCCAAAAGCGTTTCTTATTGAGAATGTTCCTGGTATGGCAAACCTATATAAGGGTGCTGTCCGCGATGAAATTATTCGTCGCTTTTCCGAAATAGGATATAACGTCACATACAAGATTGTATGTGCCGCAGACTATGGCGTGCCTCAAATTAGAAAGCGCCTTGTTTTTGTAGGTATACATTCTGAAAAAGACAAGTATGTATTCCCCGAGCCGTATTTGTCTGAGAATGACTATATCACATGTGAACAAGCCATAAGTGATTTGCCTTCACTTGAAACTACTCTTGGCGAAGAAATTTCTGTATATGAATGCGAACCCCAAAACAAATTTCAAAGACTTATGCGTTCTTCGTCAACTACGCTTCATAATCATACCGCAATTAACCACAAGCCATTTGTTAAGGAAGTAATTGCTTTAGTCCCCGATGGGGGCAATTATAAAGATTTGCCGCCGGGAGTGGGTGAAAGTAGAGTCTTTCATATGGCTTGGACGCGTCTTAACAGCAAGAAACCTGCTCGAACTGTTGACACTGGTCATCGTAATCTTTTCCATTATAAATGGAACCGATGCCCGACAGTCAGAGAGAGTGCGCGTATTCAAACTTTCCCCGACGACTTTGTTTTCCTCGGCAACAGAGGTCAACAGAACAAACAAGTCGGAAATGCCGTACCTGTACTAATGGCAAAAGCCTTAGCAACTCAACTTCTTAAATATCTGTAATGACAAATCAAACGCTAAATACACTTGATTTATTTGCAGGGTGTGGAGGTCTCACAGAGGGATTTCTTCAGTCTGGTCATTATCACACTGTTGGTGCAGTTGAGTGGGAGAAAGCTCCATATGAAACCATCAAGCACCGGCTGATTACAAAATGGGGACATTCTGAGGCAGAAAACGCAGTAATTCGATTTGATATTCAACGAACAGATGAACTCATCAATGGCTTTGATGATGCAGAATATGGTATCCATCAAGGGTTACAAAGTCTAATTGGAGAACAAAAGATTGACGTGATTATTGGAGGTCCTCCATGTCAGGCATATTCATTGGCCGGACGTATTCGGGATGAGCACGGCATGAAGAACGACTATCGCAATTATCTATTTGAAAGATATATAGAAATAGTCAAATATTTTAAGCCGAAATTCTTTGTGTTTGAAAATGTTGTAGGACTTTTAAGTGCCGCTCCAGATGGCACACCGATTACAGAAAAGATATATTCGGCATTTCGCGAAGCTGGGTATCATGTTACCCCAAATTTCCGAAATGCGCTATTCGATGTAGCAGAATATGGTATCCCGCAACATCGTAAACGTGTTATAATTCTCGGTATCTCCGAAGAAATATTTGGAGATAAATGCGATATCATGCTGAATGATTTTTATAAAATCATATTCCCATCATTGAAAGGAAAGCCTCGAACGGTTAAAGATGCTATTGGCGACTTGCCGCCTATTTACCCATTAGCGGAACCAACAAAAAGAGGCGCCACTAAGATTTCCCACATTCAGCAAGAAGAGCGGTTTTGTATGAACCATACGCCTCGCTTCCATAGCAAGCGTGATATAGGTGTTTTCCGTTTTCTTGCCAATGACATTATGAGCGGAAAGTGCGAATATGTCAGCATTGAGAAACTGAAAGAATTATATACAAAAGTCACAGGGAAACATAGCAATATTCATAAATACTATGTTTTACGAGAAGATGAGCCAAGTAACACCATACCCGCACATCTTTATAAAGATGGTATGAGACATATTCATCCTGACCCTGAACAAGCGCGTTCCATTACCCCTCGGGAGGCTGCTCGACTACAAACTTTCCCAGATGACTTTGAATTTTTTGGTGCGACCATGGCTCAATTCAAAATGATAGGGAATGCTGTCCCAGTTGATTTTGCCGCCATAATTGCAGAAGCTCTATACAAACTTTTCACATCTAATTATAACCATGGCAGAATTTTTCATTAAAAAACTTGGTCGACAGGAAATGGGATCTCCTGTTAGGCGTAGTGACGGCTCTCTAAAATTTAGCCGTGGTCGTTATATGCTAATTTCAAAGGAATTCTACGATTTCTTTCCTCACCTTTCGACCACTGTTTTAAACGACAGTACCGCTCTCCCTTTTTTGACAGACCACTCGGATGAGATTATTTATGCCCAGTATGTCTATCATAATTCAAAACATGTAGACACAGCTCATGTAGAAGGGCAACCACGTGACGAAAGTCGTATTTATCTTAACAGCAAGCTCGACAACGACAAAACCTTGTTCTTGCCAAATGACATTGTTGTCATGATGCGCTGTCGCGATAATGGTATCCCTTTTTATGTTCTGCATATCTTCGATGCGCTATCACCCTATTATTCTTTTTGGAATGCCAAACTTAATGGCAAGACCTATGCTGTATGGGAGGGCGATGAAGCTCCAACATTCGACAGACAATTCACTTTGCCAAACAAGTCTGCAAATATAATTGGAGATAAGAAAGTTGAGGAAGCCATCGAAAAGCAACAGCAGCAAGCACTTGATTCAATGAATCCTGCAAATGACATGGCTCAGGCCATGGGAGCAGACCTTTTCAATGCCCGTACTTTCCACGATTTTGTCATGAATGCGTACGGTGGCAAATGCGCGGTCACTAAGCGTGTCATTTCATGCAACGGGTTTGACAATCTTGAAGCGGCGCACATTATGCCTCAAGCCCACAACGGGTCATTCCTCCCATGCAATGGTATCGCCATGAGCCGGGATATGCACTGCGTTTTTGACAAGGGGTTCTTCACAATTGAAGATGATTATACGATTATAATCCACCCCGATGTTTTACGGACGGATTCATATATCAACGAATACAATGGGGCAAAAATCACCATTCCTCAAATTGAGTATTTCCGACCTCATCCACAATTCCTCCGCCACCATCGAGATAATGTATTCGGCACATTCCGTCAAATAAGGAGTAATTGGATAAACAACTAATTGGGAAAAGACAACGTAGGAATTATATAATACCGTACTATTGAATATATGCAATATTGTATAAAATCTATCGCAACCTGCTGCATTGTTCTAATTATTGTTTGGCTTCTTCTGCCAATAACGGAATCAATGATTGAACATACGAGTAAATTCTCATATGCGTTATTTGACACTAAAACTCAAGTTAGGATTTGTATCGACATACTTATTACCATACTATTAATTCTCAGTACCATATGGTTTGCCTCGTTCAAAAAACATCGCATTGATAAGCCTTTCTTACAAAAATTACTGATTGTTGATTTGGCATTACTTTCATGGTGGAGCTACGAAAGATTTTGCAACGATACAATTAGCTTCTATTCTATATATAATTCTCCGGTATCTTATATTGATGTTTTTATTGGACTGATTATAATACTATCCATCATTGCATTGTTTAAATACAACAATAAATCGCATAAATCAGATTCATCGGGGCAAAATAAGACATATATACATGATGCTCCTAAATTAAAGTTGAATGAAGATTGCCTTTTTCGTGAATCATTGGTTAAGAACTTGGCTCGCGAAATTATGTCATTAGATACTGAAACTTGTTCAAGGTCACTTGCCATCACGTCTGCATGGGGTAATGGGAAAACTACATTCCTAAACTTTGTAAAAGAACAATTAGAGAGCCAAATTGTAATAATATCCATTACACCTTGGTGTATCAATCCCGGTAAAAGTATCACGACATTTTTCTTCCAAGAGATTATAAAAAATTTGGGGAGTATTAATTACTCAATTGCAAAGAAGATAAAAGAATATGCATCTGTACTTGAGGCAATCGAATTAGGGTGGTTGGCAAAATCTGTAAAAGTAACAGACTTAGCTTCCATGACAAGATCGATTTCTCAAAAGTTGATAGAATTAAACATTAAGGTGCTAATTATATTTGATGACATTGACAGACTTTCAGCTTCGGAGATAGAAGAGGTGTTTAGAATCATTCGAGGAAGTGCTAATTTTCCGAACTTTATTTTTTTGAGTGCTTTTGATAAGCATTATGTCCAGTCTGCACTTAGAAATTCAAATCCAGCTTATAATGAGCATTATATCGAGAAGTTTTTTGAATCTGAGTTTGCGCTGCCAGAACTTAGAGCTGAAAAACTTCATGATGTTATCCTCAATAATTTGACATGGATAGAAGATGAAAACGACCGAGAGTGTTTTACGTCATATGTTACAACTGACAAATTCCTTTCAGGAGAACTTCCAGTTTTCTATCCATTAACCAACTTGAGGTCAATATATCGATGGATTAATGGGATTCATGCACGGTACGAAATATTAAAGGGAGAATGCAAGATTGAGGATCTTGCAGACCTCGAAATGCTCTATTTACTATTTCCAGAAGTCTATACATTACTTTCTAAAGATTTCAAGAGGGTGCTTTATACAGAAAGATATACAACCAACTACCAGTTGTGGGATACAAGTAAAGCTGTGTCAAGAGATGATGATT
The nucleotide sequence above comes from Duncaniella freteri. Encoded proteins:
- a CDS encoding DNA cytosine methyltransferase: MNFLVAAKGFGRPSALLGSFLHFIMTRPSLNVLDLFCGCGGLSKGFEEAGYNILIGIDFEQSALNTFNHNHKTARGVRLDLSKPESFDEIDTLLAGRKLDVIIGGPPCQGFSLTGPRKFDDERNKLYLAMIETVRRYRPKAFLIENVPGMANLYKGAVRDEIIRRFSEIGYNVTYKIVCAADYGVPQIRKRLVFVGIHSEKDKYVFPEPYLSENDYITCEQAISDLPSLETTLGEEISVYECEPQNKFQRLMRSSSTTLHNHTAINHKPFVKEVIALVPDGGNYKDLPPGVGESRVFHMAWTRLNSKKPARTVDTGHRNLFHYKWNRCPTVRESARIQTFPDDFVFLGNRGQQNKQVGNAVPVLMAKALATQLLKYL
- a CDS encoding very short patch repair endonuclease, whose product is MADVMTTEQRSRCMAAIKGKDTNPELIVRKYLFSRGLRFRVQVRKLLGNPDIVLPKYKTVIFVNGCFWHGHEDCRYFRLPKSNVEFWKEKIERNVARDVRNEAELKALGWRIIRVWECEIKTVAQREEYLKHLYDRIVNPTQSYLMETDIDKPSIAAEPESEQSYGNNNHS
- a CDS encoding DNA cytosine methyltransferase; protein product: MTNQTLNTLDLFAGCGGLTEGFLQSGHYHTVGAVEWEKAPYETIKHRLITKWGHSEAENAVIRFDIQRTDELINGFDDAEYGIHQGLQSLIGEQKIDVIIGGPPCQAYSLAGRIRDEHGMKNDYRNYLFERYIEIVKYFKPKFFVFENVVGLLSAAPDGTPITEKIYSAFREAGYHVTPNFRNALFDVAEYGIPQHRKRVIILGISEEIFGDKCDIMLNDFYKIIFPSLKGKPRTVKDAIGDLPPIYPLAEPTKRGATKISHIQQEERFCMNHTPRFHSKRDIGVFRFLANDIMSGKCEYVSIEKLKELYTKVTGKHSNIHKYYVLREDEPSNTIPAHLYKDGMRHIHPDPEQARSITPREAARLQTFPDDFEFFGATMAQFKMIGNAVPVDFAAIIAEALYKLFTSNYNHGRIFH
- a CDS encoding plasmid mobilization protein, whose product is MRKYNSDAPGVKLRGRPKKESSDKRGRKVSVNFTEDEKRDVKAKASAAGISIAELLRISAFRLSIVERLTDFEREAIQELMYQGKNLNDQVKACQANAWPSTKRKAEACLDGILAILGKLKTQNSTLL
- a CDS encoding P-loop NTPase fold protein, which translates into the protein MIEHTSKFSYALFDTKTQVRICIDILITILLILSTIWFASFKKHRIDKPFLQKLLIVDLALLSWWSYERFCNDTISFYSIYNSPVSYIDVFIGLIIILSIIALFKYNNKSHKSDSSGQNKTYIHDAPKLKLNEDCLFRESLVKNLAREIMSLDTETCSRSLAITSAWGNGKTTFLNFVKEQLESQIVIISITPWCINPGKSITTFFFQEIIKNLGSINYSIAKKIKEYASVLEAIELGWLAKSVKVTDLASMTRSISQKLIELNIKVLIIFDDIDRLSASEIEEVFRIIRGSANFPNFIFLSAFDKHYVQSALRNSNPAYNEHYIEKFFESEFALPELRAEKLHDVILNNLTWIEDENDRECFTSYVTTDKFLSGELPVFYPLTNLRSIYRWINGIHARYEILKGECKIEDLADLEMLYLLFPEVYTLLSKDFKRVLYTERYTTNYQLWDTSKAVSRDDDFLQYLNQRNLYDIREYCKNQFGYDDHKMKDLVHILNRLLPNTGRVNDLTKRFSNPNYTKRYFNGVLESSEISDQQFNELIIKRREDIKEFIGKDIDNQYSHALFLQCLNKSRSNEKINDTTIENIIYIVIYGTIHYGQIMLSGYDLANLANKLSYDLQSKKAYIRNIISQEPFSFSLLVQFSPTHTQ
- a CDS encoding relaxase/mobilization nuclease domain-containing protein, encoding MIAKILAKGSAADIAGYVMREFHDKEKYTADTWRVIDSDGILGNDYRRIVNSFDIGASLNKNISKPIGHISVSFDKSDLPRLTDDFMVLLAKEYMERMGIKDTQYLIVRHLETSSPHFHIVYNRVNLHGKAIDESNNFDKSHKATKAIKLKYGLTFSPKKKLYEDQQFGNF
- a CDS encoding HNH endonuclease; amino-acid sequence: MAEFFIKKLGRQEMGSPVRRSDGSLKFSRGRYMLISKEFYDFFPHLSTTVLNDSTALPFLTDHSDEIIYAQYVYHNSKHVDTAHVEGQPRDESRIYLNSKLDNDKTLFLPNDIVVMMRCRDNGIPFYVLHIFDALSPYYSFWNAKLNGKTYAVWEGDEAPTFDRQFTLPNKSANIIGDKKVEEAIEKQQQQALDSMNPANDMAQAMGADLFNARTFHDFVMNAYGGKCAVTKRVISCNGFDNLEAAHIMPQAHNGSFLPCNGIAMSRDMHCVFDKGFFTIEDDYTIIIHPDVLRTDSYINEYNGAKITIPQIEYFRPHPQFLRHHRDNVFGTFRQIRSNWINN
- a CDS encoding DUF3408 domain-containing protein, with translation MTAKKTPSTTASKSTQLTDVPQTIVSTLNPDNSMKSDNSINSTNAVSSDNAVNSTPPADTAEPPKHLRVGKQQRKSDYADFKAAYLAPSKLMKRHPVNIEDSVWAKLERIARILGDRDTTVGSYINAILSEHLNLYADDIEIWRKL
- a CDS encoding DUF6371 domain-containing protein; the encoded protein is MSNHRFILQPYKGVGSRHCCPACHKKRCFSRYIDTEKQISFPDDVGRCDHEQSCGYHLSPKEYFERNPQAKPLHCDFATSSAWRAKPTEQRKLTSFVATETVSQTLHGYEKNNLYLFLRSKFGAEDALRLMKDYRVGTSKHWPGSCVFWQTDVNGDTRTGKVMLYNADNGKRVKEPFNHVTWVHSLLKMPDFNLRQCFFGEHLLPMNRDKPVAIVESEKTALVATYYLPEYVWLTTGGKNGCFNADALRVLKGHQVILYPDIGATDQWRQKLRLLRSLGIEASIFNFLEEVATDDERTAGLDIADYLLQIEPDQAILQSMIRRNPILQTLIDELQLTLVSVERYNPDTYAIHKPSKTEKQ